CTCCTGCCCCTAAATCGTGGATATAGATGTCGAACGGTCCAGACTCTTTCTCTATTCTGGAAAAGAGCGTCTGGCCTAATGGTCCGTATTCACTAGATTTAAAGCACTTTACGTTTCCACCCCAATTTAAATCATGGTGTGGGTCCATGTAACCTTTGTCATTTACAACTGCGAATACCGATGCTCCCGCTGCCGTCACTGCCTGAATCGAGGCTGCACCGATCGCTTTTTCGCCTCCGACTACCAGCGCCCTTTTACCAGAAAGTGGATTCATTTCACTTATGAAGGCGCTCCGCCTATCGAGCTTTTTTGGTAAGAGACCGAAAAGAATCATATCCAGAATGAATTTTTCAGCCTCTTGACTACTGGCGCTTCCACGCAAATCCCATCTTTTCAGCACCCAGCCATCGACTGTAGTTTTGATCAGGTTGGCTGCCAATTTCGGGTTGCACCCTCGCAGGAATCCTTTTTGAACGCATTCGCTAATCACCCTTTCGAACATGGCGATGTGTTCGTGTTCCTTTTTGAGAAAATTTTGCAAAAAAGGTGGACTAAGAATGTGGCCTTCCTGATAAAGGAGAAGAATACCGTCTGACCACCGATCCATAACGTTGAATTCGGCCCGGACCATGCGGCGTAACTTCTCAAGAGGGTCGTCGATGTTTTCCGTAGCTCTTTGGAGTTCCTCGAACACCAAGTCACACAAGTAATTATGGATAAGATAGAAGATGTCTTCTTTTGAACCGACATAGTCGTATATATTGCCGTAACTGAATCCAGCTTCCTCGGAAAGGTCCCTCAGGGTCGTTTTGTGAAAACCGTTGCGGGAAAACAGTTTGATTGCGGAAAGCACAATCTGAACCCGTCTTTTTTCGACCAGTTCTTTGTTTTTGACGGTGGTGGGAATTTCGTCCATCAGGCCTCCGACCGATCAGTCAGAATCTGATTGAGCTATCATGAAAACTACGCTATCTTAGCCAAAATGTGAATGTCAATCATTTTTTAGTTTAAATTTTAAAAATGACGCCATTTAGAAATACATATTATATAGGCAGGTCATGGGAAGGGAGTCAGCAGGGGACTCGACTTCAGCATCAGCGACGGGCAGGATTCAAGCTTGGACACAACTTCTAAACAAGTGTGTTCAGCTTCGGCTGGTTTCAATATACTCAAAAAATCACAAGAACCTAAATTGAAAGGGTAAAACAATGGCAAATCCGATTTTGCTGATTCCAGGCCTTCTATGCTCAGCTAGATTGTATGCCCCCCAGGTTCCGGAATTATGGAGGTGCGGCGCCGTTATGGTTGCAGAGCACACCCGCGATGACACCATGTCGGGTATTGCCAGCCGTATCCTTCGTAATGCACCTCCGCAGTTCATCTTGGTCGGATTGTCGATGGGCGGCTACATTGCATTTGAAATCATGCGAGAAGCCCCGGAACGTGTTATAAAATTAATTTTGATGGATACATCGGCCCGCAGCGACACGTCCGAACAAAGTGAACGCCGCAGCACGCTTATTTCCCGC
This Desulfatitalea tepidiphila DNA region includes the following protein-coding sequences:
- a CDS encoding SDR family oxidoreductase; protein product: MDEIPTTVKNKELVEKRRVQIVLSAIKLFSRNGFHKTTLRDLSEEAGFSYGNIYDYVGSKEDIFYLIHNYLCDLVFEELQRATENIDDPLEKLRRMVRAEFNVMDRWSDGILLLYQEGHILSPPFLQNFLKKEHEHIAMFERVISECVQKGFLRGCNPKLAANLIKTTVDGWVLKRWDLRGSASSQEAEKFILDMILFGLLPKKLDRRSAFISEMNPLSGKRALVVGGEKAIGAASIQAVTAAGASVFAVVNDKGYMDPHHDLNWGGNVKCFKSSEYGPLGQTLFSRIEKESGPFDIYIHDLGAGVPHEPVLVEKDSEVDNKFRILEENLQSAHDIAQHLIKLMPQRPWSRLIYIAPWAWDVSLNEIGFYSALAGTVALAGSLSRKLYSSRVNVNCIIPGYIKAPRPFDWWNSNHTEVNPESYGELSDVTNSILFLLGDKSRNLTNQVIKVACGNIQPLQGVLELC